One Glycine soja cultivar W05 chromosome 2, ASM419377v2, whole genome shotgun sequence genomic region harbors:
- the LOC114380771 gene encoding ABC transporter B family member 26, chloroplastic-like isoform X1: protein MPLLLARTPPSSLSPFPLQNARAPLITASQKRFPLAATRIVLFTSRRSILASPPPKCASINGVSVPNNPEASGEEQQQIYNASELLERIRKWVGILPSILPGGRWWEFSGDVDVQVVAQPVTVWRALGKMWDLVAGDRWVIFAAFSALIVAAISEISIPHLLTASIFSAQSADLTVYHRNVRLLVLLCVASGICSGIRGCFFGIANMILVKRMRETLYSSLLLQDISFFDNETVGDLTSRLGADCQQVSRVIGNDLNLIMRNVLQGGGSLIYLLILSWPLGLSTLVVCSILAAVMLRYGRYQKKAARLIQEVTASANDVAQETFSLVRTVRVYGTEEEEHGRYKWWLEKLADISLRQSAAYGVWNFSFNILYHSTQVIAVLFGGMSILAGHITAEKLTKFILYSEWLIYSTWWVGDNISNLMQSVGASEKVFHLMDLLPSSQFIERGVTLQRLTGRIEFLNVSFHYPSRPTVSVVQHVNFVVYPGEVVAIVGLSGSGKSTLVNLLLRLYEPTNGQILIDDIPLKDLDIMWWRERVGFVGQEPKLFRMDISSNIRYGCTQDVKQEDIEWAAKQAYAHNFISALPNGYETLVDDDLLSGGQKQRIAIARALLRDPKILILDEATSALDAESEHNVKGVLRSVRSDSATRSVIVIAHRLSTIQAADRIVVMDGGHIIEMGSHRELLLKDGLYARLTRKQADAMA, encoded by the exons ATGCCTCTTCTTCTCGCACGCACCCCACCATCCTCACTCTCTCCATTCCCTCTTCAAAACGCACGCGCGCCTCTAATCACTGCCTCTCAGAAGCGCTTCCCTCTTGCCGCAACTCGAATAGTTCTTTTCACTTCCCGGCGCAGCATTCTAGCATCCCCTCCTCCCAAGTGCGCCTCCATCAACGGAGTCTCTGTTCCGAACAATCCAGAAGCTTCCGGagaagaacaacaacaaatcTATAATGCTTCCGAGCTTCTCGAGCGGATTCGGAAATGGGTCGGGATTTTACCGTCGATTCTCCCCGGCGGACGGTGGTGGGAGTTCTCCGGCGACGTCGACGTTCAGGTGGTGGCGCAGCCGGTGACCGTGTGGCGCGCGCTCGGGAAAATGTGGGACCTTGTCGCGGGTGACAGATGGGTCATCTTCGCTGCATTCTCTGCTCTCATTGTTGCTGCA ATTTCGGAGATTTCGATACCGCATCTCTTGACAGCATCAATCTTCTCAGCACAGAGTGCGGACCTTACTGTTTATCACCGGAATGTGCGGTTGTTGGTTCTGTTGTGCGTGGCTTCGGGAATATGCAG TGGGATACGAGGTTGCTTTTTTGGCATTGCAAACATGATTCTG gttaagagaatgagagaaACACTATACTCTTCTCTTCTTCTGCAG GATATATCGTTTTTTGACAATGAAACAGTAGGTGATTTGACAAGTAGGCTTGGGGCGGATTGCCAACAAGTGTCAAGGGTTATTGGAAATGATCTTAATTTGATAATGCGCAATGTTCTTCAG GGGGGAGGTTCATTAATCTACTTGTTGATTTTATCTTGGCCACTTGGCTTATCAACATTGGTGGTATGCTCCATATTAGCAGCAGTTATGTTACGCTATGGAAG GTACCAGAAAAAGGCCGCAAGGTTGATCCAAGAAGTCACTGCTTCTGCAAATGAT GTAGCCCAAGAGACATTCTCTCTGGTTAGAACTGTACGAGTTTATggaacagaagaagaagaacatggAAG GTATAAGTGGTGGCTGGAGAAATTAGCTGACATAAGCTTGCGACAAAGTGCTGCATATGGAGTTTGGAATTTTAGCTTTAACATTCTTTATCATTCAACTCAG GTTATTGCTGTGCTATTTGGAGGAATGTCTATTCTAGCAGGTCATATCACAGCCGAGAAACTTACCAAGTTTATATTATACAGTGAATGGTTAATTTATTCTACCTGGTGGGTGGGAGACAATATATCCAATTTGATGCAATCAGTTGGGGCTAGTGAAAAAGTATTCCACTTAATGGATCTCTTACCGAGCAGCCAATTCATAGAAAGAG GGGTAACATTGCAGAGGTTAACAGGGCGTATTGAGTTTCTAAATGTATCTTTTCACTATCCTTCAAGGCCAACG GTATCCGTAGTGCAACATGTGAACTTTGTTGTCTATCCTGGTGAGGTGGTTGCAATA GTTGGACTTAGTGGTAGTGGAAAAAGCACATTGGTGAATCTTTTGCTCCGTCTCTATGAGCCTACAAATGGTCAG ATTTTGATAGATGATATCCCTCTTAAAGACTTGGACATCATGTGGTGGAGAGAGAGAGTTGGATTTGTGGGCCAG GAACCCAAACTCTTCCGAATGGATATTAGTTCAAACATAAGATATGGATGTACGCAAGATGTAAAGCAGGAGGATATTGAATGGGCTGCAAAGCAGGCCTATGCCCACAACTTTATCTCAGCACTTCCCAATGGTTATGAAACACTTGTTGATGATGATCTGTTAAGTGGAGGACAAAAGCAGCGAATTGCTATTGCTAGGGCCCTTCTTAGGGACCCAAAAATATTGATCCTTGATGAAGCCACTAGTGCACTAGATGCTGAAAGTGAGCATAATGTCAAG GGTGTTCTTCGATCTGTTAGAAGTGATTCTGCAACAAGAAGTGTCATAGTCATTGCACACAG GCTTTCTACCATACAAGCAGCTGACAGGATTGTGGTGATGGATGGTGGTCACATTATTGAG ATGGGAAGTCACAGGGAACTTCTCTTAAAAGATGGTTTGTATGCACGGTTAACCAGAAAACAGGCTGATGCCATGGCATGA
- the LOC114380771 gene encoding ABC transporter B family member 26, chloroplastic-like isoform X2, producing MGHLRCILCSHCCCNFGDFDTASLDSINLLSTECGPYCLSPECAVVGSVVRGFGNMQVKIFGIRGCFFGIANMILVKRMRETLYSSLLLQDISFFDNETVGDLTSRLGADCQQVSRVIGNDLNLIMRNVLQGGGSLIYLLILSWPLGLSTLVVCSILAAVMLRYGRYQKKAARLIQEVTASANDVAQETFSLVRTVRVYGTEEEEHGRYKWWLEKLADISLRQSAAYGVWNFSFNILYHSTQVIAVLFGGMSILAGHITAEKLTKFILYSEWLIYSTWWVGDNISNLMQSVGASEKVFHLMDLLPSSQFIERGVTLQRLTGRIEFLNVSFHYPSRPTVSVVQHVNFVVYPGEVVAIVGLSGSGKSTLVNLLLRLYEPTNGQILIDDIPLKDLDIMWWRERVGFVGQEPKLFRMDISSNIRYGCTQDVKQEDIEWAAKQAYAHNFISALPNGYETLVDDDLLSGGQKQRIAIARALLRDPKILILDEATSALDAESEHNVKGVLRSVRSDSATRSVIVIAHRLSTIQAADRIVVMDGGHIIEMGSHRELLLKDGLYARLTRKQADAMA from the exons ATGGGTCATCTTCGCTGCATTCTCTGCTCTCATTGTTGCTGCA ATTTCGGAGATTTCGATACCGCATCTCTTGACAGCATCAATCTTCTCAGCACAGAGTGCGGACCTTACTGTTTATCACCGGAATGTGCGGTTGTTGGTTCTGTTGTGCGTGGCTTCGGGAATATGCAGGTCAAAATCTT TGGGATACGAGGTTGCTTTTTTGGCATTGCAAACATGATTCTG gttaagagaatgagagaaACACTATACTCTTCTCTTCTTCTGCAG GATATATCGTTTTTTGACAATGAAACAGTAGGTGATTTGACAAGTAGGCTTGGGGCGGATTGCCAACAAGTGTCAAGGGTTATTGGAAATGATCTTAATTTGATAATGCGCAATGTTCTTCAG GGGGGAGGTTCATTAATCTACTTGTTGATTTTATCTTGGCCACTTGGCTTATCAACATTGGTGGTATGCTCCATATTAGCAGCAGTTATGTTACGCTATGGAAG GTACCAGAAAAAGGCCGCAAGGTTGATCCAAGAAGTCACTGCTTCTGCAAATGAT GTAGCCCAAGAGACATTCTCTCTGGTTAGAACTGTACGAGTTTATggaacagaagaagaagaacatggAAG GTATAAGTGGTGGCTGGAGAAATTAGCTGACATAAGCTTGCGACAAAGTGCTGCATATGGAGTTTGGAATTTTAGCTTTAACATTCTTTATCATTCAACTCAG GTTATTGCTGTGCTATTTGGAGGAATGTCTATTCTAGCAGGTCATATCACAGCCGAGAAACTTACCAAGTTTATATTATACAGTGAATGGTTAATTTATTCTACCTGGTGGGTGGGAGACAATATATCCAATTTGATGCAATCAGTTGGGGCTAGTGAAAAAGTATTCCACTTAATGGATCTCTTACCGAGCAGCCAATTCATAGAAAGAG GGGTAACATTGCAGAGGTTAACAGGGCGTATTGAGTTTCTAAATGTATCTTTTCACTATCCTTCAAGGCCAACG GTATCCGTAGTGCAACATGTGAACTTTGTTGTCTATCCTGGTGAGGTGGTTGCAATA GTTGGACTTAGTGGTAGTGGAAAAAGCACATTGGTGAATCTTTTGCTCCGTCTCTATGAGCCTACAAATGGTCAG ATTTTGATAGATGATATCCCTCTTAAAGACTTGGACATCATGTGGTGGAGAGAGAGAGTTGGATTTGTGGGCCAG GAACCCAAACTCTTCCGAATGGATATTAGTTCAAACATAAGATATGGATGTACGCAAGATGTAAAGCAGGAGGATATTGAATGGGCTGCAAAGCAGGCCTATGCCCACAACTTTATCTCAGCACTTCCCAATGGTTATGAAACACTTGTTGATGATGATCTGTTAAGTGGAGGACAAAAGCAGCGAATTGCTATTGCTAGGGCCCTTCTTAGGGACCCAAAAATATTGATCCTTGATGAAGCCACTAGTGCACTAGATGCTGAAAGTGAGCATAATGTCAAG GGTGTTCTTCGATCTGTTAGAAGTGATTCTGCAACAAGAAGTGTCATAGTCATTGCACACAG GCTTTCTACCATACAAGCAGCTGACAGGATTGTGGTGATGGATGGTGGTCACATTATTGAG ATGGGAAGTCACAGGGAACTTCTCTTAAAAGATGGTTTGTATGCACGGTTAACCAGAAAACAGGCTGATGCCATGGCATGA
- the LOC114380762 gene encoding 60S ribosomal protein L27a-3-like, which yields MTTRFKKNRKKRGHVSAGHGRIGKHRKHPGGRGNAGGMHHHRILFDKYHPGFFGKVGMRYFHKLRNKFYSPIVNVEKLWSLIPQDAKEKALKSKDTAPLIDVTQHGYFKVLGKGVLPQNQPFVVKAKLISKIAEKKIKEAGGAVLLTA from the coding sequence ATGACGACCCGATTCAAGAAGAACCGCAAGAAGCGCGGCCACGTGAGCGCCGGTCATGGCCGTATCGGAAAGCACCGTAAGCACCCCGGCGGCCGGGGAAACGCCGGTGGCATGCATCACCACAGGATCCTGTTCGACAAGTACCATCCGGGCTTCTTCGGGAAGGTGGGAATGAGGTACTTCCATAAGCTTCGCAATAAATTCTACTCCCCCATCGTCAACGTCGAAAAGCTATGGTCTCTCATACCCCAAGACGCGAAGGAAAAAGCCCTAAAATCGAAGGACACTGCCCCTCTAATCGACGTCACACAGCACGGGTACTTCAAGGTCCTCGGAAAAGGTGTTCTGCCCCAAAATCAGCCTTTTGTTGTTAAGGCCAAGCTTATTTCCAAGATCGCCGAGAAGAAGATTAAGGAAGCCGGTGGCGCTGTTCTTCTCACCGCTTAG